The proteins below are encoded in one region of Drosophila santomea strain STO CAGO 1482 chromosome 2R, Prin_Dsan_1.1, whole genome shotgun sequence:
- the LOC120444788 gene encoding protein madd-4 isoform X7: MAARQSAKQNYIKDNEWSSCSVTCGEGIRRRTHNCKIFLEYSRTVATVNDSLCEGKKPHDEVERCVENPCMLPSHGFEDQFPRDSIKVGVSEPGKTYVWREQGYTSCSASCLGGVEELIINCVREDNGRVVSPFLCSPETKPEARVRTCNDRPCPPRWNYSDYSPCSKSCGIGIKTREVQCIHEVTRGGDNTMVVPNSMCPQPPPADRQYCNVLDCPVRWEVGEWSKCSHTCGYGFKDRKVECKQIMAQEHKIERPESMCPSVRPADKKPCNVKPCPPEDPKPVIQINNSTHIQHDPKKTKITLKVGGAGVVFFGTQLKIKCPVKRYNRTKIKWSKDHKPLQRSRKYKVSKKGALRILDITFRDAGVYSCHAGLSSAEITIDVKAKPGQQAEEPEQQESERLVREKSGTEALTSADMKTAGGTGTSAAAGTISHVNGTQQHGSRRRQQQSERLQNGRERNRRPKSDEVQHADSSIMEDDLSQLVQSDDRIPQPASANSGGSRTRTLLAMPYFQALLSNLQLLWPLQRFKDSQGQHLLLGEALKYGLDLTGNDYDQDEPERVTAKQLLPESVSVRTHSPLNSEYTVQSKTSVETEDIPSHMPHARWETTAAVSTTAVRSIASGRFSYIWRLGEWSQCSQECGADDSGLQRRTVSCQRIAKATSSGSTSDTENNVVDNSECSAHGLELPDFFQSCGNEACPQWSKADWTPCQRSPCHGRNTAMQRREVTCRYANGTSGNLCDEYERPAARQECYNEQCKGVWRVESWSECNAPCGRQGIKYRILQCVWYGSRRPAGNVCKHQPRPMVMKVCKSPACQAPLSSSQYCRDSSRYCRNASSMGLCRLHRYKQKCCRSCQQQHNQHLIL, encoded by the exons ATGGCAGCGCGCCAGTCAGCGAAGCAAAA CTACATCAAGGACAATGAGTGGTCTTCATGTAGCGTTACCTGTGGAGAAGGAATCCGCCGGCGCACCCACAACTGCAAGATTTTCCTCGAGTATTCTAGAACGGTGGCCACCGTTAATGATTCGTTGTGCGAGGGAAAAAAACCACATGACGAAGTAGAGCGATGTGTGGAAAATCCGTGCATGCTGCCTTCCCACGGCTTTGAAGACCAGTTCCCCCGTGATTCTATTAAAGTGGGTGTGTCAGAACCGGGTAAGACGTATGTCTGGCGGGAACAGGGATACACTTCCTGCAGTGCCTCCTGTCTTGGAGGTGTCGAGGAGCTGATCATCAACTGCGTTAGGGAAGATAATGGTAGGGTGGTGTCGCCCTTCCTCTGTTCCCCGGAAACTAAGCCGGAGGCCAGGGTTCGTACCTGCAACGACCGTCCCTGCCCTCCGAGATGGAACTACTCAGACTACTCGCCATGCTCCAAGAGTTGTGGCATTGGCATCAAGACCCGCGAGGTGCAGTGTATCCACGAGGTTACTCGTGGAGGTGACAACACAATGGTGGTGCCGAACAGTATGTGCCCACAGCCACCACCAGCTGATCGGCAGTACTGCAACGTTCTCGATTGCCCCGTACGTTGGGAAGTAGGTGAGTGGAGCAAGTGCTCCCATACCTGTGGCTATGGGTTTAAGGATCGTAAGGTGGAGTGCAAGCAGATAATGGCACAGGAGCACAAGATCGAACGACCCGAATCTATGTGCCCGAGTGTTAGGCCGGCGGACAAAAAGCCCTGCAATGTAAAGCCCTGCCCGCCGGAAGATCCAAAGCCAGTCATCCAGATCAACAACTCAACACACATTCAGCACGACCCCAAGAAGACCAAGATCACCCTTAAAGTGGGCGGCGCTGGAGTGGTTTTCTTTGGCACCCAGCTAAAGATCAAGTGTCCCGTGAAGCGGTACAATCGCACTAAAATCAAGTGGAGCAAGGATCACAAACCGCTGCAGCGTTCACGAAAGTACAAAGTGTCGAAGAAGGGCGCCCTACGTATACTTGACATTACGTTCCGCGATGCCGGGGTCTATTCCTGCCACGCCGGTCTCAGCTCCGCAGAAATAACCATCGATGTGAAGGCCAAGCCAGGACAGCAGGCTGAGGAGCCGGAACAACAGGAATCTG AACGATTGGTGCGTGAGAAAAGTGGCACAGAGGCTCTCACGTCGGCGGATATGAAGACCGCTGGTGGAACAGGGACTTCCGCTGCTGCCGGCACTATTAGCCACGTTAATGG GACGCAGCAGCATGGCTCACGTCGCAGGCAGCAGCAGTCGGAGCGATTGCAAAACGGAAGAGAACGGAACCGGAGACCCAAGTCGGATGAAGTTCAGCATGCGGATAGCAGCATTATGGAAGATGAT CTCTCGCAATTAGTGCAATCTGATGACAGAATACCACAGCCAGCGAGCGCCAATAGCGGCGGTAGTCGCACCAGGACTCTGCTGGCTATGCCATATTTCCAGGCTCTTCTAAGCAATCTCCAG TTGCTATGGCCGCTACAGCGCTTCAAGGACTCTCAAGGCCAGCACTTACTCCTAGGCGAGGCGCTCAAGTACGGCCTCGATTTAACAGGCAACGACTATGACCAGGACGAGCCAGAACGTGTTACGGCCAAGCAGTTGCTCCCAGAATCGGTATCAGTGCGAACTCATTCGCCCTTAAACTCAGAGTACACTGTGCAGTCGAAAACTAGTGTGGAAACGGAGGACATTCCGTCACACATGCCGCATGCTCGATGGGAAACAACAGCTGCAGTTTCGACTACGGCGGTGCGAAGCATTGCGAGCGGCAGATTCTCCTACATATGGAGACTGGGCGAGTGGTCCCAGTGTTCACAGGAGTGTGGAGCGGACGACAGTGGCTTGCAG CGGCGCACGGTGAGCTGCCAGAGAATAGCAAAGGCCACCAGCTCCGGCAGTACCAGCGACACCGAAAACAATGTCGTGGATAATTCAGAATGCTCCGCACACGGCTTGGAGCTGCCCGATTTTTTCCAGAGCTGCGGCAACGAGGCCTGCCCGCAATGGAGCAAGGCCGACTGGACGCCCTGCCAGCGATCCCCCTGCCACGGAAGGAATACAGCCATGCAGCGTCGCGAAGTGACTTGCCGCTACGCCAATGGGACGTCGGGAAACCTCTGCGACGAGTATGAGCGACCTGCGGCGAGGCAGGAATGCTACAATGAGCAATGCAAGGGAGTGTGGCGCGTGGAGTCTTGGTCCGAG TGTAATGCGCCGTGCGGTCGTCAGGGCATCAAGTACCGCATCCTGCAGTGCGTCTGGTACGGAAGTCGCCGGCCAGCCGGCAATGTGTGCAAGCACCAGCCACGCCCGATGGTTATGAAGGTCTGCAAAAGTCCCGCCTGCCAGGCGCCGT TGTCGTCCTCCCAGTACTGTCGGGATTCCTCACGCTATTGCAGAAATGCCAGCTCCATGGGCCTGTGTCGACTTCATCGCTACAAGCAGAAGTGCTGCAGATCctgccagcagcaacataatCAACATCTTATTCTCTAA